A single genomic interval of Osmia lignaria lignaria isolate PbOS001 chromosome 9, iyOsmLign1, whole genome shotgun sequence harbors:
- the LOC117603722 gene encoding glycosyltransferase 25 family member, producing the protein MKLINLVHITFVIVTMFLIIYGRDLKKPSVLIAILVRNKAHTLPYFLTFLEQLNYPKSRIHLWIRSDNNIDKSIEVLSTWLSRTANEYHGVETNFNEKSIGFEDENGIAHWSTQRFLHVIKLREDALNAGRNIWADFVWMLDADVFLTNANTLNELILKNQTAVAPLLKSDGLYSNFWAGMTSDYYYLRTDKYEPILFREETGCFDVPMIHSAVLIDLRTHLSDRLTYDPKNLNHYDGPTDDIITFAVGANKSGVPLFICNDNIYGNIIVPLEETETIAEDIQRLINIKTEILSNSNYLPLSTYLEHFVQYPAEDTLQVDHIYMINLLRRQERRDRMHKLFKELGIRAETIDAIDGRTLNETVLHKLGIVMMPEYTDPYHERPMTMGEVGCFLSHYAIWNKVIQNGYKNAIILEDDVRFEPFFRQKVNYILAELNSLQLEWDLVYLGRKRLIENNEPWVDGSKYLVHAAYSYWTLGYILSARGAKRLVEAMPLKKLIPVDEYLPILSDVHPRKDWKVHYPKRDLIILSANPLLIYPTHYTGEQGYVSDTEDSTIVFNQQNVNKSKEREDL; encoded by the exons atgaaattaataaatttagttcacattacTTTCGTTATTGTTACTATGTTTCTAATAATTTATGGTAGAGATTTAAAAAAACCATCAGTGTTAATAGCCATATTAGTACGTAACAAAGCGCATACATTACCATATTTTTTAACCTTTTTGGAACAACTGAATTATCCAAAATCACGAATACATCTATG gATACGCAGTGATAACAATATCGATAAATCAATAGAAGTATTATCTACATGGCTTAGTCGTACAGCCAATGAATACCATGGAgttgaaacaaattttaatgaaaaatcaattGGATTCGAAGATGAAAATGGAATTGCTCATTGGTCAACACAAAGATTTTTACACGTGATAAAGTTACGGGAAGACGCGCTGAACGCGGGTAGAAATATCTGGGCAGATTTTGTTTGG ATGCTGGATGCAGATGTTTTTTTAACAAATGCGAATACTTTGAATGAATTGATCTTAAAGAATCAGACTGCGGTTGCCCCATTATTAAAATCCGATGGTTTGTACAGCAATTTTTGGGCCGGAATGACAAGTGATTATTACTATCTGAGAACAGATAAATACGAACCGATATTGTTTCGGGAAGAAACAGGATGTTTTGATGTACCTATGATTCATAGCGCTGTTCTTATAGATTTAAGAACACATCTTTCGGATCGATTAACGTATGATCCAAAAAATTTAAATCACTACGATGGCCCTACGGATGATATTATAACTTTTGCGGTCGGAGCTAACAAGTCTG GTGTACCATTATTTATTTGCAATGACAATATTTACGGGAATATTATAGTTCCATTAGAAGAAACAGAAACAATTGCGGAAGATATACAGCGACTAATAAACATTAAAACAGAAATATTAT CAAACAGTAATTATCTTCCATTATCGACATATCTAGAACATTTTGTTCAATATCCCGCGGAAGATACTTTACAGGTAGACCATATTTATATGATAAATCTTTTAAGGAGGCAAGAGAGACGCGACAGAATGCATAAACTCTTTAAAGAACTCGGCATTCGAGCGGAAACTATTGATGCCATTGACGGTAG GACATTAAACGAAACTGTTCTTCATAAATTGGGAATAGTAATGATGCCAGAATACACTGATCCTTATCATGAGCG accaatGACTATGGGCGAAGTTGGTTGTTTCTTAAGTCACTATGCTATCTGGAACAAG GTAATACAGAATGGTTACAAAAATGCTATAATATTAGAAGACGACGTTCGTTTTGAACCATTTTTTCGACAAAAAGTAAATTACATATTAGCAGAATTGAATAGCCTTCAACTTGAATGGGATTTAGT TTATTTGGGAAGAAAAAGATTGATTGAAAATAATGAACCTTGGGTCGATGGATCGAAATATTTGGTGCATGCTGCCTACAGTTATTGGACATTAGGATATATCTTATCGGCAAGAGGAGCAAAAAGACTCGTGGAAGCAATGccattgaaaaaattaatacccGTCGATGAGTATCTTCCTATATTATCGGATGTTCATCCTAG AAAAGATTGGAAGGTACATTATCCAAAGCGTGATTTAATCATTCTTTCTGCaaatcctttattaatttacccCACACATTATACTGGGGAACAGGGATATGTTAGTGATACAGAAGACTCTACTATTGTATTTAACCAGCAGAACGTAAACAAATCGAAAGAGCGGGAAGATTTGTGA